The Algihabitans albus genome includes a window with the following:
- a CDS encoding DUF3576 domain-containing protein — MSAVMISNGRRGWRGAAVLAVLLSLSLAACGGNGGTRTVYPDDDRRETGDNAYDVSSEGGVFGPSGLDIFGSNDTPEGVAGGTGIGVNAFLWRASLDTVSFMPLSSADPFGGVIITDWYSPPESPEERFKVNVFILGRDLRADGVRARVFRQINGGGEGGVTWKDAQVGDTTGIDLENAILTRARELRIAALN; from the coding sequence ATGAGTGCAGTCATGATTTCAAATGGCCGCCGAGGTTGGCGCGGTGCAGCGGTCCTAGCGGTCTTGCTCAGCTTGAGCCTCGCCGCCTGCGGCGGAAACGGCGGCACCCGGACCGTCTACCCCGACGACGACCGGCGAGAGACTGGCGACAATGCTTACGATGTAAGCAGCGAAGGCGGCGTCTTCGGTCCCAGCGGCCTCGATATCTTCGGAAGTAACGACACTCCGGAAGGAGTCGCGGGAGGTACGGGTATCGGCGTCAATGCCTTCCTCTGGCGCGCTTCGCTCGACACGGTGTCATTCATGCCGCTGTCCTCGGCCGATCCCTTCGGTGGTGTGATCATCACGGACTGGTACTCCCCGCCGGAAAGCCCCGAGGAGCGCTTCAAGGTGAACGTCTTCATTCTGGGCCGGGATCTGCGTGCCGACGGCGTGCGTGCCCGTGTGTTCCGGCAGATCAACGGCGGCGGCGAGGGCGGTGTCACCTGGAAGGACGCGCAGGTCGGCGATACCACGGGCATCGACCTGGAGAACGCCATCCTGACCCGCGCAAGAGAACTGCGCATCGCCGCCCTGAACTGA
- the leuS gene encoding leucine--tRNA ligase, with protein sequence MPERPHAQMSRYNAKEIEVKWQSAWSNADCFRAEEAPGREKYYVLEMFPYPSGRIHMGHVRNYTIGDVIARYKRARGFNVLHPMGWDAFGLPAENAAMERKIHPAKWTYDNIAAMRDQLKSMGLSLDWSREFATCDPEYYAQQQRLFLEFMAHDLVYRKETWVNWDPVDHTVLANEQVIDGKGWRSGAPVERRNLPGWFFKITAFAEELLDELQRMERWPEKVRLMQANWIGRSEGARVFFPLEGAPAAETHGPLEVFTTRPDTLFGASFCALSPHHPLTAALAATDPDLRAFVAECDRLGTSEEAIETAEKRGYKTPLTARHPLNADRRLPVYVANFVLMDYGTGSIFGCPAHDQRDLDFARKYDLSVTPVVLPPDADPAAFAIGDEAYVGDGSIYNSEFLNGLSVPDAKRRVVERLAELTAGRGTVQFRLRDWGVSRQRYWGCPIPVIHCAACGPVPVPDEQLPVTLPEDVGFDTPGNPLAHHPTWKQVDCPRCGAAAERDTDTMDTFVDSSWYFARFCSPRAEQPLDSAASNYWLPVDQYIGGVEHAVLHLLYARFFTRALQRFGTVEAAEPFAGLFTQGMITHATYRAEDGAWIEPSEVAQAETGGLKTGDGRAVTQGRVEKMSKSKRNTVDPATIIETYGADTARWFMLSDSPPEREMEWTDAGIEGAWRFVNRLWRLVESALDNLPPQGTPRPAVIEGPALDLRRQVHKAVAGVTHDIEAFHFNKAVARLYELTNGLSGYDARDAAGLWVLREALEMLVRLTGPMMPHLTEELWQRLGHTGLLADAVWPDAERDLLIEESVVLAVQVNGKKRATIELPRDADKQAAEEAALADPAVQRALQGHALRKVIVVPNRIVNLVI encoded by the coding sequence ATGCCGGAGCGACCGCACGCACAGATGAGCCGCTACAACGCGAAAGAGATCGAGGTCAAATGGCAGTCGGCTTGGTCCAACGCCGACTGTTTTCGGGCCGAGGAGGCGCCGGGCCGCGAGAAGTACTATGTGCTGGAAATGTTCCCCTACCCGTCGGGGCGCATCCACATGGGGCATGTGCGCAACTATACGATCGGCGACGTGATCGCCCGCTACAAACGCGCGCGCGGTTTTAACGTCCTGCATCCCATGGGCTGGGATGCCTTCGGCCTGCCGGCCGAGAATGCCGCAATGGAGCGCAAGATCCATCCGGCAAAGTGGACCTACGACAACATCGCGGCCATGCGCGATCAGCTCAAATCCATGGGCCTGTCGCTCGACTGGTCGCGCGAATTCGCAACCTGCGATCCCGAGTACTACGCCCAACAACAACGGCTTTTCCTGGAGTTCATGGCCCACGACCTGGTCTACCGGAAGGAGACCTGGGTCAACTGGGACCCGGTCGATCACACGGTGCTGGCCAACGAGCAGGTGATCGACGGCAAGGGCTGGCGCTCCGGCGCTCCGGTCGAGCGGCGGAACCTGCCCGGCTGGTTCTTCAAGATCACTGCCTTCGCCGAGGAACTGCTGGACGAGCTGCAGCGCATGGAGCGCTGGCCGGAGAAGGTGCGCCTGATGCAGGCCAACTGGATCGGCCGTTCCGAAGGCGCGCGGGTCTTCTTTCCGCTGGAAGGCGCTCCGGCCGCAGAGACTCACGGCCCGCTGGAAGTCTTCACCACCCGCCCCGATACGTTGTTCGGTGCCAGCTTCTGCGCCCTCTCGCCCCACCATCCCCTGACCGCGGCACTGGCGGCGACGGATCCCGACCTGCGCGCCTTCGTCGCCGAATGCGACCGCCTGGGCACCAGCGAGGAGGCGATCGAGACAGCCGAGAAACGCGGCTACAAGACTCCGCTCACGGCGCGCCATCCGCTGAACGCCGACCGCCGCTTACCGGTCTACGTCGCCAACTTCGTGCTGATGGATTACGGGACCGGCTCGATCTTCGGCTGTCCGGCACACGACCAGAGAGATTTGGACTTTGCGCGCAAGTACGACCTCTCGGTCACGCCGGTGGTTCTGCCGCCCGACGCCGACCCGGCGGCCTTCGCGATCGGCGACGAGGCCTACGTCGGCGACGGCAGCATCTACAATTCCGAGTTTCTGAACGGGCTGAGCGTGCCGGACGCCAAGCGCCGTGTCGTCGAGCGGCTTGCGGAACTGACCGCGGGCCGGGGCACGGTACAGTTCCGTCTGCGCGATTGGGGCGTGTCCCGGCAGCGCTACTGGGGCTGCCCGATTCCGGTGATCCACTGCGCCGCTTGCGGCCCGGTCCCGGTGCCGGACGAACAGCTGCCGGTGACCCTGCCGGAGGATGTCGGCTTCGATACGCCGGGCAACCCCCTTGCGCATCATCCCACCTGGAAACAGGTCGACTGCCCGCGCTGCGGCGCCGCGGCCGAGCGCGACACCGACACAATGGATACCTTCGTCGACAGCTCCTGGTATTTCGCGCGCTTCTGTTCGCCGCGCGCCGAGCAGCCGCTCGATTCGGCAGCCTCCAACTATTGGCTACCCGTCGATCAGTACATCGGCGGCGTCGAGCACGCCGTTCTGCATCTGCTCTACGCGCGTTTCTTCACGCGCGCCCTGCAGCGCTTCGGGACGGTCGAGGCGGCCGAACCCTTCGCCGGCCTCTTTACCCAAGGGATGATCACCCACGCCACCTATCGGGCCGAAGACGGCGCGTGGATCGAGCCCAGCGAAGTGGCTCAGGCCGAGACCGGCGGCCTCAAGACGGGCGACGGCCGCGCCGTGACCCAGGGCCGCGTCGAAAAGATGTCCAAGTCGAAGCGCAACACGGTCGACCCGGCAACCATCATCGAGACCTACGGCGCTGACACGGCACGCTGGTTCATGCTCTCCGACTCGCCGCCCGAGCGCGAGATGGAGTGGACCGACGCCGGTATCGAAGGCGCCTGGCGCTTCGTCAATCGCCTGTGGCGACTGGTCGAGAGCGCGCTCGACAATCTGCCGCCCCAGGGAACGCCCCGACCGGCAGTCATCGAGGGACCGGCTCTCGACCTGCGCCGGCAGGTGCACAAGGCCGTCGCCGGAGTCACCCACGACATCGAGGCCTTCCACTTCAACAAGGCAGTGGCACGCCTTTATGAACTGACCAACGGACTCTCGGGCTACGACGCGCGAGACGCCGCGGGACTCTGGGTCCTGCGCGAGGCCCTGGAGATGCTGGTGCGCCTGACCGGACCGATGATGCCGCACCTGACCGAGGAGCTCTGGCAGCGCCTGGGCCACACCGGCCTGCTGGCAGACGCCGTCTGGCCCGACGCCGAGCGCGACCTGCTGATCGAGGAGTCGGTGGTTCTGGCCGTTCAGGTCAACGGCAAGAAGCGTGCGACAATCGAACTGCCGCGCGATGCCGACAAGCAGGCCGCCGAAGAGGCCGCTTTGGCCGATCCCGCCGTACAGCGGGCCCTGCAAGGGCACGCCCTCCGCAAGGTGATCGTTGTGCCCAACCGAATCGTCAACCTGGTGATCTAA
- the lptE gene encoding LPS assembly lipoprotein LptE: MTVSRRHLLLFALLAAPVVLTGCRVQPLYGSFNPVGPSESYQSEEDLRAIRIQPIPNRVGQQVHNALRNELTPSGQPSNPAYTLTTTIEESIGERLLATDATATRAQLRLRARYTLSLTANGTQLASGNATAISAYDIVETEYATHRAELDARARGAEEVARQIRTRLASWFIEARADGTLARKLYIGE; encoded by the coding sequence GTGACTGTCTCACGCCGCCATCTGCTTCTATTCGCTCTGCTGGCAGCCCCTGTCGTGCTGACGGGCTGCCGCGTGCAGCCGCTCTATGGGTCTTTCAATCCCGTCGGGCCCTCGGAGTCTTACCAAAGCGAGGAGGATCTGAGGGCGATCCGGATCCAGCCGATCCCAAATCGGGTGGGACAGCAGGTGCACAACGCACTGCGCAACGAACTCACCCCGAGCGGTCAACCGAGCAATCCGGCCTACACCCTGACCACCACAATCGAGGAAAGCATCGGTGAGCGTCTGCTGGCCACGGATGCAACGGCAACCCGTGCGCAGCTGAGGCTGAGGGCCAGGTATACGCTTTCGCTGACGGCCAACGGCACGCAGTTGGCGAGCGGCAACGCCACCGCCATCTCGGCCTACGATATCGTCGAGACCGAGTACGCCACCCATCGCGCGGAATTGGATGCCCGCGCCCGCGGGGCCGAGGAAGTCGCCCGCCAGATACGAACGCGCCTGGCTTCTTGGTTCATCGAAGCTCGGGCCGACGGTACGCTTGCGCGCAAGCTCTACATCGGCGAGTAG